The genomic window GATCTTACTGGTAAAAAACATATTCATTGTATTTTCTTGATTTAGGTAACCTACAAACTCCTCAAAGTCCACTTCTGACCCTgtccaaattaaaaaaatatcatcCACAAAGCGTGAATACCTGTGGATGAACCTTGAAAAGGGATTTTTTGTACTGAAAATGAAGTGCATTTCAAACACTGCCAAAAATAAATTAGCCACTATACATGCTACCGGGGGGCCCATGGCAACTCCGGATGTTTGGAGATACCATCTGCTTTCAAACATAAAGGTGTTATTAGACAAAATAAGATCTAATGCCTCACAAACAAAATCTATATACTCCTTGCTTCTGTCTGTTTTTTCCAAAAGTTCACGAATGCTCTCTATCCCCAACCGATGCGGAATACGCGTGTAAAGCGACTCCACATCGATTGTGGCAAGGAGCACATTATCCTCGCATGCACAATCCCCCAGGCTGTTTAAGAATTCATTAGTGTCTTTGACCAGGGGGATTGTGCATGCGAGGATAATGTGCTCCTTGCCACAATCGATGTGGAGTCGCTTTACACGCGTATTCCGCATCGGTTGGGGATAGAGAGCATTCGTGAACTTTTGGAAAAAACAGACAGAAGCAAGGAGTATATAGATTTTGTTTGTGAGGCATTAGATCTTATTTTGTCTAATAACACCTTTATGTTTGAAAGCAGATGGTATCTCCAAACATCCGGAGTTGCCATGGGCACCCCGGTAGCATGTATAGTGGCTAATTTATTTTTGGCAGTGTTTGAAATGCACTTCATTTTCAGTACAAAAAATCCCTTTTCAAGGTTCATCCACAGGTATTCACGCTTTGTGgatgatatttttttaatttggacAGGGTCAGAAGTGGACTTTGAGGAGTTTGTAGGTTACCTAAATCAAGAAAATACAATGAATATGTTTTTTACCAGTAAGATCAGCTCTCATGAGATGGAGTTCCTGGATGTCATGGTGTCTGTGAAAGATGGCAAAGTGGAAACAAAAGGATATAGGAAACCCACAGCATCTAACACCTTGCTCCACTTCAATAGCTACCACACAGACGCTACGAAGAAAGCGGTGCCCTATGGGCAATTTCTTCGGTTGCGTCGAATCAATAGCACGGAAGAATCCTTCAGAACACAAGCAGCCGCGCTTAGGCAGCGTTTCATCGATAGGGGCTACCCCGTAAAATTGATCGATGAATCGCTGCATAAGGCAGCTCAAAAAAATCGCAACATCTTACCCCACAATGCGACTAGATCAAGAAGGTCTAAAAATGACAATACTGAGCGGTTAGCATTTTCTTTCAAACTCTCACCTATGGCCTCTCAGATCCGTAGAGCGATTAATAAATATTGGTATTTGATAGAGAATGATACAGTATTAAAGGAGCAAGCCATAAAAAGACCTTTTGTGACTTTCAGACGGAGCAAAAGCATAAAGGATATACTAGTacacagtaaaatgaaaacaACTAAAGAAAACGGTACAGCATGGTTACAACACGACTTAAAAGGCAATTATAAATGTGGCTCTTGTAACTGGTGTACCCATATGCATAAAAGTACAAGTCTGAATATTAATGGTCGAAATATACATGTCAATGATTTCATTTGCTGTAGGACTAAGTCAGTTGTCTATGTAATCTTCTGTGATTGCGGAAGATTTTACATAGGCAAAACTAAAAGACCACTCCATACTCGCGTCAGAGAACATTTTTATTCACTGAGAACTGGCTCCGGTGCCCCTAGATTTATTAGTCACATGAATGAGATACATGGAGGCAATCCGGCAGCCATAAAATTTACAGGGATTGAAAGAGTTAAACCCCGAGCAGGGGAAGACGGCCATCGTCTTTTAATGAAGGCCGAAACAAAATGGATTGTAtacagggtggatttgttttaaatcaaactgatttaaatcacgatttaaatcacgatttaaatcactagtccggaaggcttgatttaaatcagtgatttaaatcaaagtttctacctaaactagttcttgctactttaacatgcaagtagatgaagatttttagaatcactttttatattacttttttctccccagtttaatgggttaatcattcatatttggacaccactgttctgttgtacttaggaaggagaaaaataatcctgaacttaataacaatttaaatggatttattcaactgaaacaataacaacattacagcatacgttatttgcttaaacaaacatccatgttaactaatttggctaaacaaaaaaaaaaaaaaatagtccaaacaattagaaacatattgtctaacttcttggacttggtactgaaggggatgattctgtattcataggtttgtagaacaataggattaaggtctttttctcaactctgttcatgttgtaacatttgagaacatatacagcctttattctactgagttaaacaactcagctttatctcatgatggaagaacctttggatggtaaaatattttcctcaaaaagcagtttattgaaaaaaatccgatttaaatcaaaaaaatccgatttaaatcaaaaaaatccgatttttttgatttttttaaaaaaatcattgatttttatccaccctgatTGTATATACCGAAGCCGAGGGTCCGGGTGGCCTCAATGACAGAATAGACCGTAGTTTCCTATTATGAAATGTGTGTCCatttgtttttaaatgattttttatATGTTGTTTATATGTAGTCACATGTTCTTATACGTCACTGTGTTTAGCATATTTAGATGGGGTGACGTAGCGAAGGGGGAGGGTCCGTTGAAGCGCTACGCGCGAAACAAGCCTGTTACCCGCACCTAGCTGGCGTCTGCTCCATGATGTCTGCACGTAAGAATTAAATAGAAGTTATCACCAGTGCCGGTGAGTGCAGAGTTTTCATTTCTTCATTACCTATTATGTATCAAAGCACTCTCAGGTCATGTGATCCTTTCACCTTCTTTCTATTATGCCGCTGACTTTATCTTAGGAGGCTCGGCAGAATAAAGGCTAGCAATGAACCAAACTGAGCAAAGTGCAAACCGTATTCATGTTCTACAagttcagttcactcatctctgatgaggaggaggaaataCCAGCTTGAAAACAAAAAATGACAATAATAATGCAGGCGCCCATCGATGATATATAAAGTTTTATTAACCAACAAATTACCCAGCAGTTACACAGATCTGGTGTCCCCAATGATGAtacaaacaggaaaaaaaagtaaGGCACACTTTATTTgatccatcaccatcatcatcataaaaATAATCATGAAGAGACAAAAACAGGACTAGAGGACTCTGTATGGGATGGTTCTGTGATATTGTACGTGTGTTCTGACTTCATTACATCCACAATCATGTTCAATTGGTTATAAACATTTGAAATATTATAatcagggatgagcaaacttttgaaaagttcggttcggttcgatccggcgaacttttcgtgaagttcggattcatacgaactgaacctaaaacaaaccttgctatgatggctgaataattgcagctacaatagtgggagtgggataaggtatagttttgtttagttgcagttgctattacaattaaaaaagtggaaaaaatcaaagtgcaaaaatagtgaaaaaaaaattagccaaggtgtaagtgattacacaggacataggacacaaagttccttggacccaatagggtggaaaacagacatttgacagtggaaccagcagcagtaatagtactgtattggacccagtgtggtggagaacagacaattgacggaggaggaggaggcagtagcacttgattgcacccaggccactatgattgagaacagactattcatggaggaggaggatgttcagccttggagtggtggcctgggaatcctcgccaATTATGTTGTTCAgcacactttccagaacacggacgagtgggatgatgtcgttgatgcctgctcacagaatcGCATCCTCGAAAGGGATCAataattggcaggacatgttcgaagaaacctgtgcactatgaggtttatcacatgtgccatacaaggtgtatgaccagtcctccctgctgcactgcagagaaaaggttcctccctttgtgggctacaacacttcccactgttagtTAACCTtaggtcagccattcatatatctcctccctgatggtctggaggagctcctgcccactgtggctccgttcacccaggctcaaatggaggacagcttgagagcgccgggcctgacattgttggtaaaaCACTGGGGCAGGTtgaaagcggtggatggttgcaagctggtggaggcagaactggccctctaaagcaccggggaggtgacagtggcaagaatgggctaactttctggtggtcttcggtgggaatgttgacccaatgggcaaaaacagacatgtactgcccttgcccataattaaaggaccagacatcagcactggggtgctcagtcttggacaccaagaattccaatgagttgccaacatttttatacacaactgtgcagtgacgAGAGTgccgatgggacagctgatgggaattTGTTTTTTCTTAGACAGTGATGGGACATTTTTGGGGActgacattacatttttgattaggcagcacccaggtatatctaaggagactaatttaaagcaactctgtagccACTGTGGAACCCCCCCAAACTTCTTATACCTTGTTGTAGCTTAGGCGAAGTCCTTTCTGGTGGTATGTTTTATAAAGCAGGTTAGGCTTTGATGAGGCAGAAAATCCAACTTTAGTAGCGGGgctgccgtgtctaagaggcgggacCGAAGCATTTGTGCCCTAGTGCAGCGCCGCCTTTGTGGTGTTGCTGGTCATCTCCCCCTGCCCGCCTTCACAGGGTTTCATGTAAATGCGCATGCGGAGTTTCTTTGAGCTCCGGCACCGCTgtagtgacatggccgggtccgcACCGCCTCCTTTGGCCATCTTCCACGCCCTGTTTAGTGATGCTTTTGGCCCAGCCCCGGCTCGCATGCCTGTCAGCGGCCACCCCGCCCCATCGCATAACGCGTACACTGCCTACATCATCTTGGAGAGTTCTTGGGATCGAATCGTGCGTAGGCGCACTGACGCGACCGGCTTTATCAATCTAGTCTAGCCAATCGTGTCagtgcgcctgcgcgggatccgatCCCAAGAACTCTACAGGATGACGTAGGCAGTGTGCGCGTTAGGAGATAAGGCAGGGTGGCCGCTGACAGGCATGCGAGCCGGGGCTGGGCCAAGAGCATCACTAAACAGGGAGTTGAAGACGGCCAAAGCCGCATGCGCATTTACATGGAACCCTGTGAAGGCGGGCAGGGGGTGGcatgggaggcagggggagatgaCCAGCAACACCACAAAGGTGCCGCTGCACTAGGGCAGGAACGCTTCAGCCCCACCTCTTAGACACGGCAGCCCCGCTACTAAAGTTGGATTTTCTGCCTCATTAAAGCCTGACCTGCTTTATAAAACATACCACCAGAAAGGACTTAGCCTAATCTACAgcaaggtataagtagtttgggggggttccacagtggctacagagtcgctttaaggtctcacccttacaggggtgacgtcacacatcttgatattcacagaaaaacaggatacaagggattataggagtaataatcccttgtatcctggtctattctgtgaaaaaagtacaattttgcctcgccgttgttatttttaccagattcataACGAACTTtgtcaaagttcggttcggtgccgaacctaactttctgcaaagttcgtaacaaatctggtttgttacggttcggttcgctcatccctaattataattTTTTGGTGCGTAATAAGGACAAAGATGTAGCCACCACCAACATGTGCGGCAGCTAGGCACTGGGTGATTTCCTCCTATGGTTTTTTCCAGTTGTTGCCTTTCCCTCGTATCTCTACAGAACCTGCCCATAGAGATAGTGCAGCATAaaggggctcggtgaaggtggtggtgaaggtgtgtaagtgtctgatggggtcacatagctcataaaaggacagctgcccggcctcataatccagacaGATCCTGACTTTATTATTAAAGATATTGTCAGGTATCTGGGTCTCAATACAGTTATGCCTCACTGAATACCTATTATTATACATCTTTAAACACCAGGACTTGTTGTTGTCTCCAATGTATGACCGATATCCCCTCCTGTCTATACTGGGATAACACACCCCCACCCTCAAACTCCATGATCTACTGATCTTcacatcccagtaatgtcgccCTGAGGAGAATCTCCTGCTGCTCATCACCTGATAAATCTGgaatctctctgctgtttctAGACGATTTTGCTCCTCTCTTTTGTAGGTTGCAGTTTTCAGGTCGTCTGATATAAGGAGATTATTATCAGCTGTGGTTACATCCAGTAATATGTCTGCAGGATCATCATAGATCCCGTTTATTGTACCGGATATTATGTCACATAATGTGCGGAATGTGTCTGAGATCACAGCCACATCCAGATCATCTACACTATGGGGCTGActatcatgtccccctgtgtcctcatcacctcccccctcctcaggatcacacaagtcccctgtgtctggttcctgtaagacagtcagtggatccgccatgttacacagctccccaatgtgtctcatcttcctggacagctcgtccttctttatttccagctgctggatcagagtagacagtgacagtgactcttccttttcctgcctggagatctcgctcaggaccctcttctccaggtcgtccagccgtctcctgatgtctgtaaacagggcagtgactctctcggcttctccagctgctttttcttgagcttttctcctgcgctcctccacactccggactctttcctcagtctcctctctctttgtcatcagtttctggagaacatttctcagtttcttcttcttcttttcagaGCCCTCATCTAGCATCTCCACCTGATGTCCCCGATGTTCTCCATCCaatctgcaggacacacagatacaagcagcgtcctcagtgcagtaatattccagcatcttcttatggacagaacatttcctcttctccagggaagtgctgggctcagataagacgtgttctggtgacttgctgtgagctctcaggtgtttatcacacagagaagcctcacagTGCAGACAGGATATCACAGCAGGTACAGCAGAGTCCACACAGTAAGTGCAGCAGATCCCGGTTTCTGTCGGTGTTGGAGGAGTTAGCAGTATATTCTCCATTAGATTACGCAGAGCGatgtccctcatcagtgcaggCCGCTCCTGATACTCTTCTCTGcattcaggacaggaataaactccagccccgtcctgtgtatCCAGCACACGACCAATACAGAGCCGGCAGAAGTTATGGCCACATCTCAGCATTACAGGATCTGTATAAGTGATCAGACAGATGGAACAGTCCAGCTCGTCTCTCAGAGCAGCAGACGCCATGGCTgacggaggaggaagagagagatgAAAGTACAGAAACCAGAGGGCGGGTTATACTTGTGTTCACAGGGCAGGGCTGAGCAGCACAAGATCAGTCACTATTAACCTCTTAATGGACGTCTGtaagaaatataaatatatatatatatgttcaatcTGCTATATATTTTTGGCCAACATTGTGGTCACATACTATATAAAGAGCCTGGTTGTTACTTACAGTAAGATTCTTAAGGTGCCAATAACCGTGGGTCAAGCAATCACTTGAGttatctctaagggccctattccactggacgattatcgtttgcataatcgttaacgattaacgatctcaaacgaccgcttttgcgaaagacctgaaaacgtttactcatttccatggaacgatagtcgttacttatgatcgtaattgcgatcgtttttcttttcgtttttgctatttcttcgcaattgcgttcgtatctattgcgaacgaccgaacgatgtcttattcaatgcgaacgatttgcgaacgttttgcgaacgagcaacgataaaaataggttcagatcttataaagcaatcaacggtttctcgttcggtcgttaatcgttaactgcatttcaagcgaacgattatcgtttagattcgaacgatttaacgataatctgaacgataatcgtccagtggaatagggcccttagattaatGGCACAGGTGAAAATTTATGTTTGGAGATAAACATTCTCAGGCTACCGGCTCCCTGACGTCTCGCTCAGTCAATTCATGACTGTgacagggcagtgcactgattccTGAGCGGATACCAGGGAGCCACAAAAGCAGACCGGAGCGCAGACGAGTAATGTATGCACTGGTCAGCAGTGGGTTGAGGAGAGTGGGATTTACATAATGGCAGCGGAGTTTAATCTGTATGGTACAGTATGGTTAGGTGCCAGGCAATCAAAGCAGCATGTATCTTAAAGGCAGCTGTCTGATAAGCCGCAACCGCCACCgcggaaaaataggacatgtcgtagTGCGAATCGAGGTACAGATCATAACGCCGCCGCAGCGATGACAGGAGAGACTGACGTGCTCTCCTGttatctcatctactactcacctactccccgcaCTGACCGTCTTCAtgctcaccagaagtggcctggactacgttGCCTTCTTCTGGCagcatagtccaggccacttccggtgagAGTGTGTAGCCGGTCAGCGCAGAGAGTAGATGAGTAggagatgagatgacaggagagcacatcatgcatGGGGATCGTGTGAATGTTCTCCCCGTGAGTTAAACCATCCAGTCAGCTATGTGGCTGTAGTTTTTTCCAAAGCTTTCCTAAGTCTACTGAGGCAAGTCCAGTGAGAAGATTCTTCCCTCCTTCTATAAGTCAATACCAGTCCACGCTGCGAGGATTAATCTAGGTTTTTTCCCCTTCAACTAGTCTAAGGTTGGAAATTGCTTTAAGTGGAACTatcaggttagactaatctagaacagtttgtagtgtaatcctgtgtctgGTAAGGCCCCCTGAAAGCACGGCTCCGGCCTGCTCACTGATTATTATATGAAGGGGCAGGCCGGATCGGAGCTCTGGGGAAGGTAGCCCCACACTCAGTCCTCCAAATGGCCTTAAGGCACCCTCACACAtacgttttttgtggtgttttgtgGCCCAAAAAACGCCAATGCAGGGCATGACTTTTTTATGTGgttgcatttttttctggtgtttttgactttGTGCAAATGATCTTCTTTGTGGTTTAGGCCTTTTTGtgtgtttaacttttttttccctctgccatcacatgactaagctgctggaccacaaaacgTGACAAAAACGACaggggaaaaaaacgaaaacactataCGCACAGCAttggcgtttttgagacaaccagatcaatcctattaaagtctatggggaaaaaaaaagccaCCGTTTGCTGAAGAAACGccaaaccctcagcatgctgcattttggaaaaactgccacagagcctcagaAACACCAGaaaggagaggggaaaaaaaacgggaaaaaaaacaaaaaaacactgcgTGCAAGgcaaatcataaacttccattgacttctagctaacatctggccgcaggagttttttctataaaaaaaaaaaaaaaaaaaaaaaaaaggataagatagttcccctttaagcaccccCTGGTTTCAGGggaggattaactttaccataggccctgcgCTGTTCATCAAGTTTGGCCcacccatcccactgtaactatggcagcaccagtgtggtgttcatattacaggataaataatgccatgatgccctgatttggacaaaattgcagtaaaaaagcatcatttttttgcaaatcatggcagaactgtagccaggagacaatacactactgaaagtataagtctgtttgggtggccatgggctggGGGGagttcagggccccgggctaccgcccgaaaaggacctgttataatccactgCTGCTTGGTATTGCCATCTTCTGTTAGGCCAGTGGAAGACCGTACCCACGTGAGTGATCGTGCTCCTGCATACATCCCTACGAGTATGGTGTGACAGATCGGCTGAGTTCTGTGGGAACAATCTGTAAAGATTCCCGTTGGTAAAGTCTAGTCTAATTGGAATGTGATGCTAGGTGATGATTGTCCACAGCTTTTAATAATCATTTTATTAACCATACAAATAACTGGGCACATAGTGACAAACTCTTAGACCGAGGTGTGCAAGCGATATACCAGACGACAGACTACTGCCACGCAAGATCGTCTTACTAACCTCACACACCTGGTCAGCAGGTAATTTACACCAACTGTGACTTATgtagtatatttaaaaaaaaattgaaagcacACAAAGGAACAAAACACCATGAAAATTAAGACTAAATAGGAGGGTGGGTGGGCAAAATCGGCTGCAGATCAGTCCAGTGGAGACTGAGAGCAGGAAGAAGCAGCTCAGGTGACTAAAGGGATAGGGAGGGGTTAGAGCAAAGAGGGAAACCAGCCTATTGGTCAAATAGCTCATAGCAAACACCTAGGAGGTGTGCCTGCAAAGGGGTGGAGGGGTGGAGGGGTGTGGGGGAGGAGTTAAATTGTCCAAATAACTTTTAACCCTTTTCTGGCAGCTGCTAACAATCAGGAGGAAAAAGAGGAGCATGCATGTGCAGTCATTGTGCACCCTCCATATCCAGACAGGTGCCCTCCAGGATTACAGCGAccggtgacagcagtatatagataacagaggtataGACAATAGCTGCTGCTCACAACTCAGCACCC from Dendropsophus ebraccatus isolate aDenEbr1 chromosome 1, aDenEbr1.pat, whole genome shotgun sequence includes these protein-coding regions:
- the LOC138772035 gene encoding E3 ubiquitin/ISG15 ligase TRIM25-like, producing the protein MASAALRDELDCSICLITYTDPVMLRCGHNFCRLCIGRVLDTQDGAGVYSCPECREEYQERPALMRDIALRNLMENILLTPPTPTETGICCTYCVDSAVPAVISCLHCEASLCDKHLRAHSKSPEHVLSEPSTSLEKRKCSVHKKMLEYYCTEDAACICVSCRLDGEHRGHQVEMLDEGSEKKKKKLRNVLQKLMTKREETEERVRSVEERRRKAQEKAAGEAERVTALFTDIRRRLDDLEKRVLSEISRQEKEESLSLSTLIQQLEIKKDELSRKMRHIGELCNMADPLTVLQEPDTGDLCDPEEGGGDEDTGGHDSQPHSVDDLDVAVISDTFRTLCDIISGTINGIYDDPADILLDVTTADNNLLISDDLKTATYKREEQNRLETAERFQIYQVMSSRRFSSGRHYWDVKISRSWSLRVGVCYPSIDRRGYRSYIGDNNKSWCLKMYNNRYSVRHNCIETQIPDNIFNNKVRICLDYEAGQLSFYELCDPIRHLHTFTTTFTEPLYAALSLWAGSVEIRGKGNNWKKP